The Zootoca vivipara chromosome 4, rZooViv1.1, whole genome shotgun sequence genome has a segment encoding these proteins:
- the GPR161 gene encoding G-protein coupled receptor 161 isoform X2 has protein sequence MGCGYYAVLYPMVYPMKITGNRAVVALLYVWLHSLIGCLPPLFGWSSLEFDQFKWMCVAAWHKEAGYTAFWQIWCALLPFLVMMICYGFIFRVARIKARKIHCGSVVIAEEDTQRNGRKNSSTSTSSSGSRRNAFQGVVYSANQCKALITILVVIGAFVITWGPYMVVITSEALWGKDSISPALETLATWLSFTSAICHPLIYGLWNKTVRKELLGMCFGDRYYRESFVQRQRTSRLFSISNRITDLGLSPHLTALMAGERTLGHSSSTGDTGFSCSQDSGTDVMLLEDYSSDGVHHPHCLYPHRRRSSVTFEDEVEQTKEAAKNSILQVKADVHKSLDSYASSLAKAIEADVRITLFGGDALPGSLFPVRTVPGSNAGARRGGRTHVGQRLQLQSIEEGNT, from the exons ATGGGATGTGG gTACTACGCTGTCCTGTACCCGATGGTTTACCCAATGAAGATTACAGGCAACAGAGCTGTTGTTGCCCTTCTGTACGTCTGGCTGCATTCCCTCATCGGGTGCCTTCCTCCCCTTTTTGGCTGGTCCTCATTAGAGTTTGACCAGTTCAAATGGATGTGTGTGGCCGCGTGGCATAAAGAAGCAGGCTACACTGCCTTTTGGCAAATCTggtgcgcgctgctgcccttcTTAGTCATGATGATTTGCTACGGATTCATATTCCGCGTGGCCAGGATTAAAGCGCGGAAGATTCACTGCGGGAGCGTCGTCATCGCGGAGGAAGACACCCAAAGGAATGGGAGGAAAAACTCCAGCACTTCAACATCCTCGTCAGGCAGCCgaaggaatgctttccaaggagtCGTTTATTCTGCCAATCAGTGCAAAGCTTTGATAACTATCTTGGTTGTGATTGGTGCTTTTGTAATCACATGGGGGCCTTATATGGTGGTTATTACATCCGAGGCGCTTTGGGGGAAAGACAGCATTTCCCCTGCTTTGGAGACACTGGCAACTTGGTTGTCTTTTACAAGTGCTATTTGCCACCCTTTGATTTATGGACTCTGGAATAAAACGGTACGCAAGGAGTTGCTGGGAATGTGCTTTGGAGACCGGTACTACAGAGAATCATTTGTTCAACGGCAAAGGACGTCCAGATTATTTAGTATTTCTAATAGGATCACAG ATTTGGGACTTTCTCCGCATCTCACGGCTCTCATGGCAGGTGAGAGGACTTTAGgacacagcagcagcactggcgATACAGGTTTCAGCTGCTCTCAGGATTCGG GAACAGATGTCATGCTGCTTGAAGACTATAGTTCTGATGGAGTTCATCACCCACATTGCCTTTATCCCCATCGACGGAGGAGTTCTGTGACTTTTGAAGATGAAGTGGAACAAACTAAAG AAGCGGCGAAGAATTCTATTCTCCAGGTAAAAGCTGACGTTCATAAGTCTCTGGACAGTTATGCATCCAGCCTGGCCAAAGCTATTGAGGCAGACGTGAGGATCACCTTGTTTGGTGGAGACGCTTTACCTGGCTCTCTGTTTCCAGTGCGAACTGTGCCCGGCAGCAACGCTGGTGCCCGGCGTGGGGGCAGGACCCATGTTGGCCAAAGACTGCAGCTGCAAAGCATTGAGGAAGGGAACACTTGA
- the GPR161 gene encoding G-protein coupled receptor 161 isoform X1 produces the protein MSINSPLSNENASGNLTVLEDGAGRVTESIAIIVITIFICLGNLVIVLTLYKKSYLLTLSNKFVFSLTLSNFLLSVLVLPFVVTSSIRREWIFGVVWCNFSALLYMLISSASMLTLGLIAIDRYYAVLYPMVYPMKITGNRAVVALLYVWLHSLIGCLPPLFGWSSLEFDQFKWMCVAAWHKEAGYTAFWQIWCALLPFLVMMICYGFIFRVARIKARKIHCGSVVIAEEDTQRNGRKNSSTSTSSSGSRRNAFQGVVYSANQCKALITILVVIGAFVITWGPYMVVITSEALWGKDSISPALETLATWLSFTSAICHPLIYGLWNKTVRKELLGMCFGDRYYRESFVQRQRTSRLFSISNRITDLGLSPHLTALMAGERTLGHSSSTGDTGFSCSQDSGTDVMLLEDYSSDGVHHPHCLYPHRRRSSVTFEDEVEQTKEAAKNSILQVKADVHKSLDSYASSLAKAIEADVRITLFGGDALPGSLFPVRTVPGSNAGARRGGRTHVGQRLQLQSIEEGNT, from the exons ATGAGCATCAACTCGCCTCTCAGCAACGAGAACGCCTCAGGGAACCTTACGGTGCTGGAAGACGGAGCTGGCCGAGTTACAGAGTCCATTGCTATTATTGTCAtcaccatttttatttgtttaggaAACCTGGTGATCGTACTCACTCTTTACAAGAAGTCGTACCTCCTCACACTGAGCAACAAGTTTGTTTTCAGCCTGACCCTGTCCAATTTCCTTCTCTCCGTGCTGGTGCTTCCTTTCGTCGTGACCAGCTCCATCCGGCGGGAATGGATCTTCGGAGTCGTTTGGTGCAACTTCTCTGCCCTGCTCTACATGCTGATCAGCTCGGCCAGTATGCTCACTCTCGGACTCATTGCAATCGACCG gTACTACGCTGTCCTGTACCCGATGGTTTACCCAATGAAGATTACAGGCAACAGAGCTGTTGTTGCCCTTCTGTACGTCTGGCTGCATTCCCTCATCGGGTGCCTTCCTCCCCTTTTTGGCTGGTCCTCATTAGAGTTTGACCAGTTCAAATGGATGTGTGTGGCCGCGTGGCATAAAGAAGCAGGCTACACTGCCTTTTGGCAAATCTggtgcgcgctgctgcccttcTTAGTCATGATGATTTGCTACGGATTCATATTCCGCGTGGCCAGGATTAAAGCGCGGAAGATTCACTGCGGGAGCGTCGTCATCGCGGAGGAAGACACCCAAAGGAATGGGAGGAAAAACTCCAGCACTTCAACATCCTCGTCAGGCAGCCgaaggaatgctttccaaggagtCGTTTATTCTGCCAATCAGTGCAAAGCTTTGATAACTATCTTGGTTGTGATTGGTGCTTTTGTAATCACATGGGGGCCTTATATGGTGGTTATTACATCCGAGGCGCTTTGGGGGAAAGACAGCATTTCCCCTGCTTTGGAGACACTGGCAACTTGGTTGTCTTTTACAAGTGCTATTTGCCACCCTTTGATTTATGGACTCTGGAATAAAACGGTACGCAAGGAGTTGCTGGGAATGTGCTTTGGAGACCGGTACTACAGAGAATCATTTGTTCAACGGCAAAGGACGTCCAGATTATTTAGTATTTCTAATAGGATCACAG ATTTGGGACTTTCTCCGCATCTCACGGCTCTCATGGCAGGTGAGAGGACTTTAGgacacagcagcagcactggcgATACAGGTTTCAGCTGCTCTCAGGATTCGG GAACAGATGTCATGCTGCTTGAAGACTATAGTTCTGATGGAGTTCATCACCCACATTGCCTTTATCCCCATCGACGGAGGAGTTCTGTGACTTTTGAAGATGAAGTGGAACAAACTAAAG AAGCGGCGAAGAATTCTATTCTCCAGGTAAAAGCTGACGTTCATAAGTCTCTGGACAGTTATGCATCCAGCCTGGCCAAAGCTATTGAGGCAGACGTGAGGATCACCTTGTTTGGTGGAGACGCTTTACCTGGCTCTCTGTTTCCAGTGCGAACTGTGCCCGGCAGCAACGCTGGTGCCCGGCGTGGGGGCAGGACCCATGTTGGCCAAAGACTGCAGCTGCAAAGCATTGAGGAAGGGAACACTTGA